The following coding sequences lie in one Numida meleagris isolate 19003 breed g44 Domestic line chromosome Z, NumMel1.0, whole genome shotgun sequence genomic window:
- the THAP1 gene encoding THAP domain-containing protein 1, with protein MVQSCSAYRCRNRYDKEKPISFHKFPLTRPDLCKKWEAAVKRKNFKPTKYSSICSEHFTPDCFKRECNNKLLKENAVPTIFCYTEPSEKAEEFSEQPEDPLPPPPPPPPPPPPPPPPPAAPMLPSSPSAPPFHLSQIDARFVDPSIGLLMPPLQTPSNLAVFCDHNYTVEDTVHQRKRIQQLEEQVEKLRKKLKTAQQRCRRQERQIEKLREIVQFQKEKDILAGKGYVILPNDYFEVVEVPA; from the exons ATGGTGCAGTCGTGTTCCGCCTACCGCTGCCGGAACCGATACGACAAAGAGAAGCCCATCTCCTTCCACAA GTTTCCTTTGACCAGGCCCGATCTGTGCAAGAAATGGGAGGCGGCggtgaaaaggaaaaacttcaAGCCCACCAAGTACAGCAGCATCTGCTCGGAGCACTTCACGCCCGACTGCTTCAAGCGGGAGTGCAACAAcaagctgctgaaggaaaacGCTGTGCCCACTATATTCTGTTACACTGAGCCCAGTGAAAAG gctgaagaattttcagagcagccagaaGATCCGCTGccacctccaccaccaccacctccacctccaccaCCGCCACCACCGCCACCTGCAGCTCCCATGCTACCATCGTCTCCATCAGCTCCtccttttcatttatctcaAATAGATGCTAGATTTGTAGATCCAAGTATTGGATTATTGATGCCTCCTCTCCAGACCCCTAGCaatcttgctgttttttgtgaTCACAATTATACTGTAGAAGATACAGTTCATCAGCGAAAAAGAATTCAGCAGCTAGAAGAACAAGTTGAAAAACTACGAAAGAAGCTCAAGACAGCGCAACAGCGATGCCGACGTCAGGAAAGACAAATTGAAAAACTGAGAGAGATTGttcagtttcagaaagaaaaagacatccTGGCAGGAAAAGGCTATGTGATTCTGCCCAATGACTATTTTGAAGTCGTAGAAGTACCTGCATAA